One genomic segment of Mangifera indica cultivar Alphonso chromosome 6, CATAS_Mindica_2.1, whole genome shotgun sequence includes these proteins:
- the LOC123218955 gene encoding putative disease resistance protein RGA3, whose translation MNSINIINVSELSDEENWSLFRKLALSERPPDEYENLEEIGREIVKKCKGLPLATITIGRLLQFKKSKEQWQRVLGSELWKAKNVEKGYLGLEKDDQNVEIIGEEYSDYLVTRSLLQANGSYKYKMHDIVHDFAQFLGNNECLSVEVYGVEDPLANSSHDKVRHLMLTLNGIGTSFLESTWVEKLTGLRRLSGFVIRGGGDHDNKACSFEGLKNLNRLEGSLTVRGLGNLTDVSDGKLTEVLKNEEKLHQLNLEFDKSEEGERLRDDDELILKTLQLPPNLEDLSIWYYRGNTFPSTWTTLTKLKVLRLRVCSNCKHLHHLGNLPLLELLDLMAMSSVKKVDDNFWGIESETSSSSSLCVHFPKLKDFRFWYTREWEEWDCKVEEFMPCLASLRIVLCPKLKALPDNLLQRTTLKRLDFSQSPILTERYNKETGEDWPKISHIPYIEIDCNRVQHEQ comes from the exons AtgaattcaattaatattatcaatgtcAGTGAATTATCTGACGAGGAGAATTGGTCATTGTTTAGAAAGCTAGCTCTTTCTGAAAGACCTCCTGATGAGTATGAAAATTTAGAAGAGATTGGTAGGGAAATAGTTAAGAAGTGCAAGGGGTTACCTCTTGCTACAATAACTATTGGGAGGTTGTtgcaatttaaaaaatctaaagagCAATGGCAACGTGTTTTAGGTAGTGAACTGTGGAAggctaaaaatgttgaaaagg GTTATCTTGGGTTAGAAAAAGATGATCAGAATGTAGAGATAATTGGTGAAGAGTATTCTGACTATTTAGTGACGAGATCTCTTCTACAAGCAAATGGATCTTATAAGTATAAAATGCATGATATAGTGCATGATTTTGCACAATTTTTGGGTAACAATGAATGTTTATCTGTAGAAGTCTATGGTGTTGAAGACCCACTTGCAAACTCTTCTCATGACAAAGTTCGTCATCTAATGTTAACTCTTAATGGAATTGGAACTTCATTTCTTGAATCTACTT GGGTTGAGAAATTAACAGGCCTTCGAAGATTAAGTGGATTCGTCATACGAGGTGGTGGTGATCATGATAACAAAGCCTGTAGTTTTGAAGGACTGAAAAATTTGAATCGTCTTGAAGGGAGCCTTACAGTAAGAGGGTTGGGAAATTTAACAGATGTGAGTGATGGTAAACTAACAGAAGTACTTAAAAATGAGGAAAAACTCCATCAGTTGAATTTGGAATTTGATAAAAGTGAAGAAGGGGAGAGATTACGTGATGATGATGAACTAATACTTAAAACCTTGCAACTGCCACCAAATTTAGAGGATTTATCGATATGGTACTACAGAGGCAACACATTTCCCTCCACTTGGACGACTTTAACCAAACTGAAGGTGTTAAGGCTTCGCGTTTGCTCCAACTGTAAGCATTTGCATCATTTGGGAAATTTGCCACTCCTGGAATTACTAGATTTAATGGCAATGTCCAGTGTGAAAAAAGTGGATGACAATTTTTGGGGAATAGAAAGTGAGacctcatcatcatcttcattgtgTGTTCACTTTCCCAAGTTGAAAGATTTCAGATTTTGGTACACCAGAGAATGGGAAGAGTGGGATTGCAAGGTGGAGGAATTCATGCCATGCCTTGCTAGTTTGAGAATTGTACTGTGCCCCAAGTTAAAGGCACTGCCAGACAACCTTCTGCAGAGGACAACACTCAAGCGATTGGATTTTAGTCAAAGTCCTATTCTAACTGAACGATACAACAAGGAAACAGGAGAGGACTGGCCCAAGATCTCTCACATCCCTTATATCGAGATTGATTGTAACCGTGTGCAACATGAGCAATAA
- the LOC123218953 gene encoding disease resistance protein RGA2-like, translated as MAEATVSFALEQLGSILFRKTSGFIIKLVCLVGDVEKEVDKLTHNLRAIQAVLVDAEQKQMKEEAVRVWLYRPKDVCYEVDDVLDEWNTAILKLRIEAGHDHNALVPKKKVCCFFLSPWFGLKKVVLRRNIAVKITDINKKLDVIAKEKSDYNLNVILANEKPESQQMQTTSFIDVSDIYGRDNEKNNLVSKLLCEGSEQNLHIISLVGMGGIGKTTLAQFAYNNNDVKNNFDKRIWVCVLEPFDEFRIAKAIIESLEGHTPNVGELESLLQRICDSIENKKFLLILDDMWTEDYKKWEPFYNCLKKGSCGSKILVTTRKESVARI; from the coding sequence ATGGCTGAAGCAACTGTTTCCTTTGCCTTAGAGCAACTGGGTTCAATTCTTTTTCGGAAGACGTCTGGCTTCATCATAAAACTGGTGTGCCTTGTTGGGGATGTTGAAAAGGAAGTAGACAAGCTTACCCACAATCTTCGAGCCATTCAAGCTGTGCTAGTTGATGCAGAGCAAAAACAAATGAAGGAAGAAGCTGTAAGAGTATGGTTATATCGGCCGAAAGATGTATGCTATGAGGTGGACGATGTGTTGGATGAGTGGAATACTGCAATCCTGAAATTGCGAATTGAGGCAGGTCATGATCATaatgctcttgttcctaagaaGAAGGTGTGTTGCTTCTTTCTATCTccttggtttggtttaaaaaaagttgttttaCGTCGCAACATTGCAGTTAAGATaactgatataaataaaaagctaGATGTTATAGCCAAAGAGAAAAGTGATTATAATCTTAATGTGATTTTGGCTAATGAGAAACCTGAGAGTCAGCAAATGCaaactacttcttttattgatgTGTCTGATATATATGGCAGAGATAATGAGAAGAATAATTTAGTAAGCAAGTTATTGTGTGAGGGTAGTGAACAAAACCTCCATATTATCTCGCTTGTAGGGATGGGGGGAATTGGAAAAACAACTTTGGCtcaatttgcctacaataacaATGACGTGAAGAAcaattttgataaaagaatatgGGTGTGTGTATTAGAACCTTTTGATGAGTTTAGGATTGCCAAAGCAATCATTGAGTCTCTTGAAGGTCATACTCCTAATGTAGGAGAACTAGAATCTCTTCTTCAACGTATTTGTGACTCTATcgagaataaaaaatttctgcTTATTTTAGATGATATGTGGACCGAAGATTACAAGAAATGGGAACCATTCTATAATTGTCTAAAAAAGGGTTCTTGTggaagtaaaattttagttaccACACGTAAAGAGTCAGTTGCACGTATAtga
- the LOC123218952 gene encoding putative disease resistance protein RGA3, translating to MAEAIVSLVLKQLGSVLSEQASGCIGKQVSLVWDVDEEVEKLTHNLEAIQAVLFDAEQKQIKNAAVRLWLHRLKDVCYDVDDVLDEWNTAILKLRIEGVMIIMLLLRRRRDGGIGKTTLAQFAYNNNEVENKFDKKIWVCVSEPFDEIRIAKAIIQSLKNNTPNVAELEYLLQCIRDSVKTKKFLLILDDVWTENNKKWEPFYNCLKNGLHGSKILITTRKESVARIMKSNDIINVGELSNEENWLLFEKLALSERLPEEYKNLEEIGRKIVRKCKGLPLAVKTIGSLLQFKKSKEQWQHVLDSEMWKFEDTEKGLLTPLMLSYNDLTLMVKRCFVCCSIYPKDYNIDKRTIVDLWMAQGYLRKEKNDENENITGEEYLDYLVTRSLLQKHKSFSDSYMMHDIVHDFAQFLGDKECSSIEVYGDEDSLKNSPRDKRGLPHNITSGDWKISKFEAFGI from the exons ATGGCTGAAGCAATTGTTTCTTTGGTCTTGAAGCAACTGGGTTCAGTTCTTTCTGAGCAGGCGTCTGGCTGCATCGGAAAACAAGTGAGCCTTGTTTGGGATGTTGACGAAGAAGTAGAGAAACTTACGCACAACCTTGAAGCCATTCAAGCTGTGCTATTTGATGCAGagcaaaaacaaataaagaatgCAGCTGTGAGACTGTGGTTACATCGTCTCAAAGACGTATGCTATGACGTGGACGATGTGCTGGATGAGTGGAATACTGCAATCTTGAAATTGCGAATTGAGGGGGTCATGATCATAATGCTATTGCTCCGAAGAAGAAG GGATGGGGGAATAGGAAAAACAACTCTTGCccaatttgcttataataacaATGAGGTGGAgaacaaatttgataaaaaaatctgGGTGTGTGTATCAGAACCTTTCGATGAGATTAGGATTGCCAAAGCGATCATTCAATCTCTCAAAAATAATACTCCTAATGTAGCAGAATTAGAATATCTTCTTCAATGTATTCGTGACTCTGTTAAGACTAAaaaatttttgcttattttggatGATGTGTGGACTGAAAATAACAAGAAATGGGAACCATTCTATAATTGTCTAAAGAATGGTCTTCATGggagtaaaattttaattaccacaCGTAAAGAGTCAGTTGCACGTATAATGAAATCAAATGATATCATAAATGTTGGTGAATTGTCTAATGAGGAGAATTGGTTATTGTTTGAAAAGCTAGCACTTTCTGAAAGACTTCCTGAAGagtataaaaatttagaagaaattgGTAGGAAAATAGTTAGGAAGTGCAAGGGGTTACCTCTTGCTGTAAAAACTATTGGGAGTCTCTTgcagtttaaaaaatctaaagagCAGTGGCAACATGTGTTAGATAGTGAAATGTGGAAGTTTGAAGATACTGAAAAAGGTCTTTTAACCCCTTTGATGTTGAGTTATAATGATTTAACTCTAATGGTAAAACGGTGTTTTGTATGTTGCTCTATATATCCAAAAGATTATAATATCGATAAACGTACAATAGTTGATTTATGGATGGCTCAGGGTTATcttaggaaagaaaaaaatgatgagaATGAGAATATAACTGGTGAAGAATATTTGGACTATTTAGTGACAAGATCTCTCTTACAAAAGCACAAATCATTTTCTGATTCGTACATGATGCATGATATAGTACACGACTTTGCACAATTTTTGGGTGATAAAGAGTGCTCATCAATAGAAGTCTATGGCGACGAAGACTCACTTAAAAACTCTCCTAGGGACAAA CGTGGATTGCCTCATAACATTACCTCAGGGGATTGGAAAATTAGTAAATTTGAGGCGTTTGGAATATAA